CGGAGGCTGTGGCTTTGCTCCCAGTGCTGCGGGAGCTGGGTGCCAGTTCTTGCTCCTGAGTTCTTGAGGTTCCTCAGTATTCTGGGACTGTTCAAAGCAAAGTGAGAGGTAAAGAAAGACTGTTTCTCATGAGAGGTTCAGGAAAAGCCTGGTTTCAGAGGGACTCAGGTGTTCAACCGCCCATGAGAGCAGGACCCTTGCTGCATCACGGTGTGCCTGGGTCTCTGTTTTCTCACGCAGCCTGGTTTCTCCCTGACAGGAGAGCCAGAAGCAGTACGAACTGGAGTACCAACGCAGAGCCACTAACCTGGATAAGTGCATGGCAGAGCTGTGGAGAATGGAGAGGGCCCGTGATAAGAATGCCCGTGAGATGAAGGTGAGCAGTGATTGcagggggggagagggaaaaagaacTGGGTGTTTTTTCTGGAGTCAGGGCTGATTTCTCAGCAACTTTGTCCTTCCTTAAAAGACAAGGGGTTTGCCCCAGCATTCAAAAGGCAGCAGGCTTACCTGGAAAGGAGGAAACTCCTTTTCCACAGGGTGCTGCTGACCCGTGGTGCTCATTCTTGCCAAGCCCTTTCTTCATTTAGCAAGCATTAGTGTAGGAGGGCTCCATAACCTGGCACTCTGCTCTAGCTCCTCTGTGCTGGACTGGGGAGCTGGTAGACACGACGACCCATTTCAACCCTTCCCCTGCCGTGTGTGATCCCCCCCTGCTGGGTTTATGCtgatctcttcttccttctttcccctgtGGCCCAGGAGAATGTGATGCGGCTGCGCTCGGAGATGCAGGCGTTCGTCTCTGAGAGCCAGAGGGAGGCTGAGCTGGAGGAGAAACGCCGCTACCGCTTCCTGGCTGAGAAGCACCAGATGCTCTACAACACCCTCCTCCAGTTCTACAGCAGGGTATGGCCTGGCaagctggggagcagagctggaggggagcaggaagcaggaagcaggagggagccaGTGCTGAGCCACCCCTTGGGTGAAAGCAATGCCTGTCCATGCACTGGGCAGCAAACCCAATTTCACCTCTTGCTGTGGGGTCCAGGATAACTGTGCTACGCTGGGAGAGCATGGCTGGGGCTGAGGATAGTGCTGACACAGGATTAGCTGGGGGTGTGAGTGATGGGAGAGGGAATGGGGATGTAGGTGTTTATAGCACCTATAATGGTGCTATGGGGATGTAGGTGTTTATAGGTGTATATATACACCTATGTAGGTGTATATAAACACCTATGTAGGTGTATATAAACACCTATGTAGGTGTATATAAACACCTATATAGGTGTTTATAGGTCTTTGGGACTGTGGAAGGTGCTCCTGAGTGGCTCCCACAAACCTAACTGTGGGAGGGCCTGGTCCCTAATCTAACACATGTGGCAGCCATGGCTCCCTCTGTAGCTCTTCTGCCCTGTCCATCACCTcctcttctccccctccccaggcgAGGGCCATGATCCAGACCAAGGCACCCCAGTGGAAGGAGCAGCTGGAGGCCACCCGCAACCCCTCAAACAGCCACTCGCAGGGTCTTCTCGGAGCCTCTCATGGCCAAGGGTATCCATCGGGCCGGCTCACCCCCACCCACCTAGAGATGGTGAGGAGCCCATGAACAGCCTCCACCTTGCTTGGTGAAACCCTGGAACACGTTCCCTGCAGAGGGGAGAGGTGCCCTATCCCTAGAATcattcaaggccagattggttgaggctctgtgcaacctggtctacttgaagatgtccctgctcattgcagggggttggactgcatgagctttgaaggtcctttccaacccagactatcctatgattctgtgattgattCTCTGCTGGTGAAGCTGTTACTGCACCTTTCAGATTGCAGGGCAAGGCCAGTCCTTGGCCAGCCATGGTACTTGCTGGCTTGTCCAGCTTCCATGACCGTTCCTGACCAAGATGAAGGGAAATGTGTGCATGGGCAGCAATGAGGGAATGTGCTGGGTTTGGTTTCCTGGGAGGGACCGTGTATCTCTCAGAGCATCCCCCACTGAACTGTGGATGTGTATTCAACCTCCTTTCCTTCCAACAGCCCCAGAGGCCCCTTGGGGACTTTACTTCCTCCATGACTGGGAGTAGATCCAGCATCTTCTCTCCGGAGCCTCCAGAAATGAGActgtctccacagccagagccccCCAGGCAGCCACTGCGGAGGACACCATCAGCCAGTATGAGCCATGTCCAGCAGGGGCTGGACCTCTCTGGGGACAgggttggggctggggagggaccaCCACTCTATCAGACTGATGGTCTTCAGCCACGTTCCTTGGCGCGGTGAGAAGACTGTGCTTATGGGAGCTCAGGGCAAGGCTGAATGAAGCAGGGGGTGAGCTCAACCAGAGGGTGAGCAGGGCCCATTCAGGACAAGGCCCGGGCTCCTGGCTGTGTGAGGTGGGGAACCCACAGATGTGCTATTTCCAGTTTCCCTTGAGCCATGAGGGCTCGTTCTTACTGGAGTTCCCATTTGAGTAAAGCACCTTCCCTCATGCTGCTACCTTAAGTATCAGCCTGCCCCACAACCCAGCCACTTGTCTCATGTCTCACCTGCTTTATTCTTCCTAAGAAATTCCagcataaaacatttaaagaaacCCCAGGAAAGGAGAGTGGGAGAGAAAACTTACCCAAACAGTTGTTCTAGCAGGGTCAGGAAGAGGGCCATCACCTAGGGCATGCAGTGTGTACGTTCTAGACGTTTGGCCAAAGGAAACATGGTGCAAAGCTTGATTTTCAGCTTGAGTTGATTTTCCTCCTGCAAGATGaatgttttcctgtgcttttcccaTGCTGTGCCCTGCTCTCTCCCTGCAGAGAAAGGCCATCTACTCCTCCCCTAGAGTAACCATTCCACTGGGGAAGCACTGGTCCCTTTGAGGCAGCGtgggtcctgcaggaggctgccGGGCTCCAGGCAGACCCCTCTGATGCCTCCCCACAGGTTTGCTCCCAACCGGCCGCACTTCCCGCTCGGGTTCCTTCGGCGAGGCCAGAAGCAGCGGCAGTGAAGGCAGGAGGACGAGCGGCATGGCGAGAGTGCAGGCTATCGTGCCCCACACGACCGGCGTCGACCGGACCCTGCTACGGTTTGACCCCGGGGACGTCATCACGGTGCTGATGCCGGAGGCGCAGAACGGCTGGCTCTATGGCAAGCTGGAGGGCTCGTCCACGTATGTGGCTTTGGTGCTGTAAATTGGGCTGATGCAGGCTTGTTGGGTATGGAGCTGGGAGGTTTAAACCCAAAATCATCTCCTACCTCCCCTCCTCTTGCGGTCTGTGTGCTGCCTCATACGCTGTCTGTGTGGGACTCCACTATGCCCTCAGTCCTGGGGACTCCCCAAGCCAAAGAGATGCAGTGGGATAAGGATGAGCTGCCTGAGGAAGCCCCAGGGGCTTCGGGTGGAAGAGCCAGGGGTACAGTGACCCCCTCCTGGTGCGCAAGGCTGAGCGACTCCTGTCATGGGATCCAGCCCAGGGCCGTGAACTGCTGGAGTTACCTGAGAGGCCTGGTGTTTCTCAGCTCACACCGCAACTGCTGCACAGGCAGGGCATGGAAACTGCTGCACCCTCCGCTTACTGAATTACTGCCTGCGGCACTGCCAGCCAGCACCCGCTTGCAAGCCTGTTCCGCATGGGGACCCTGTACTGCACTCTGCAGGGAAGCTCACACTCAGATGGGAGATGACCAAGAGCAGTGCCCTTCTTTGAGGGGGTTCTGGGTTTGCCCCGAGAAGGGATTTCCACAGCTTCCTTGTGCTCTGGCCTTGACTGCCTCGTGACTGTGCTCAGGCAGAGAGTCTCTTCCTGCATTGCGCCAGCATTGCTCTCAGGAGCACAGATTGTGCACAGCCTCCGAGATAAGCGGGTCCTTTGCCAAGCCTGGTGATTACCCCACGCCCTATCTAGGGGTGAAGGATGTGCGGAAGCACTGTCACACGtggtagcagcagcagtggcctGGGTGATGGGTGTAGatcagcagtgctgggcagctgGGTCTGAAGAACCATCAAACCGTGGCTGTCTGGACCTCATTTGTCTGTCCTGTGCCCTAGGTGCGGCTGGTTCCCTGAAGCTTACGTCAAGCCTCTGGAGGATGCGAGAGAGATGGAGGAGCCAGCTACCAGGTAACTGGAGAGCAATtgcccaggcaggagctggagtgGCTCCTGGTAGGTCACTAACTCCAGTGGGTACCTGTTTGGGATGTGCcttgtggagagctgcagtgctgaagCATCTGCTGAGCGCCTCGCTGTGCCCTGAGACCTCCCAGGCTTACCCTAGATGGCTCCTCTAACACGTGCAGTATCTTCTCAAAGGCACTCGTGAGTGTGCCAGTCTAAGCCACGTGCGTTTTCTCCAGAGGCATCCCACAGATACGTGTTGTGGCTAGCAGCCGTGCTGCTCCCTATTCCTTGCTCTTTGACTCTCACCCCACTGTCTTCTTCTCTTGCTCAGGTCCTTCCCGCTGCGAAGCAGTCACAGTATGGATGATATCCTGGACCGTCCCAGCACTCCTTCCTCTAGCAATTACTGGCCTGCCACTGCCCAGCCCCATTTGCCAAACCCACCTCCCCTCTCAATGGGTGCCAGCAGCCACCAGAGTGGGGTGATGGCCCCGGTCAGTTCTGGCTCCAAGGTGAGTGCAGGAGGAGTGAGtggttgggggggtgggggtgtatGGAGTGGGCCACATCTGACTTTCATCCTCCAACACACACCTTCTCTGCATTGGCCTgttgagaaaggaaaacacctTCCAGATGTTGGTGTGTGACCTCCTCCCTTCCTGAGTTAAGGAGTTTTGTTAGCACTGGCCTTCTCACCCAGTCTGTTCGCATGCCACTATAGCCTGGTGACCTCTGCCAGTCAACCTTGTGTGTGCAGATGCTCAGTACCTCGCTTTGCCCCCACTAGGGACTGCTTTTGTGCCCCTGCCCTtctcatttctctctctttttgctcAGCAGGGATCCTTCAGTTCAGCCCTTTTCTCCATGACCCCCCAGCCTGATTTCTGGTGGCTCCAGGGCAGCACCTCTTTCTGCTAATAGTAGGACCATGGAGTGatcaggctgggctgggagTGGGTGACCAGCTAACAGAGATGCcatccttctcctcccttcagAGAATGGAGAGGAGTTTCATATGTCTCCTCGTCTAAATTCAAGCAGGGGCTGGGTTAAAATCACAGCTGGGCTAAGGGAAAAGCTAGGGGCAAaggctgagggcacactcattTTGGAGGGCCTTAGAACAAGTTGTGTCAACCCATGCCTTATGGATGGCGTACTGAGGAGGAAAACCTCGACTCACCAGTGCTTCCAGCTGTGGGGAATTGACTGGTGAGGACACAGTTAAAATTGAGGACAGTTAAAGGTGAGGACCTGGGAGAGGAAAGAACACTGTTGCCCATGGGGCATTACTTGCTCAGTTTCATAGAAGGCTGGGAAACCTCATCTCTAGTTGCTGGTTCCAGGTTGCAAGCAAAGGCATGGCTTAAAGGACTGAAAAATGCAATATTTAATTAGTATTTCTTCCCTTCATGTCCTGCTCTGTGGTTTCAGGGAGCCTCAGGCAGCGCAGCACAGAGGGGAACAGGATCTGCAGCCTATCACCCCCTGTGGGTCATGGGTTTTCATCCAGCCGCAGGGCTAGGGTATAGGGATAGACCTGGGACTGA
The sequence above is a segment of the Lathamus discolor isolate bLatDis1 chromosome 1, bLatDis1.hap1, whole genome shotgun sequence genome. Coding sequences within it:
- the BAIAP2L2 gene encoding brain-specific angiogenesis inhibitor 1-associated protein 2-like protein 2, whose amino-acid sequence is MDLSYRSTISIYKSILEQFNPALENLVYLGNNYLRAFHALSKAAEVYFKAIEKIGEQALQSSTSHMLGEILMQMSNTQRVLSSDLEVVAQTFHVDLLQHMEKNTKMDVQFISESQKQYELEYQRRATNLDKCMAELWRMERARDKNAREMKENVMRLRSEMQAFVSESQREAELEEKRRYRFLAEKHQMLYNTLLQFYSRARAMIQTKAPQWKEQLEATRNPSNSHSQGLLGASHGQGYPSGRLTPTHLEMPQRPLGDFTSSMTGSRSSIFSPEPPEMRLSPQPEPPRQPLRRTPSASLLPTGRTSRSGSFGEARSSGSEGRRTSGMARVQAIVPHTTGVDRTLLRFDPGDVITVLMPEAQNGWLYGKLEGSSTCGWFPEAYVKPLEDAREMEEPATRSFPLRSSHSMDDILDRPSTPSSSNYWPATAQPHLPNPPPLSMGASSHQSGVMAPVSSGSKKSGIFDQPPELFPRGTNPFATVKLRPTVTNDRSAPIIR